In the Nitrospira sp. genome, one interval contains:
- a CDS encoding VOC family protein, translating to MIADRSTRCNRSSELDGQEFVALNGGPLFRFSEAISMMVKCRNQADIDEMWAKLSDGGEEGPCGWLKDKFGLSWQIVSPDWNDMLREKDPARAERVMEAILTMSKPNLAAIRQAFERET from the coding sequence ATTATAGCGGACAGGTCTACGCGATGTAATCGGTCATCTGAGTTGGATGGCCAGGAATTCGTCGCGCTCAACGGCGGTCCGCTCTTCAGGTTCTCCGAAGCTATTTCGATGATGGTGAAGTGCCGGAACCAGGCCGACATCGACGAGATGTGGGCTAAGTTGTCGGACGGCGGAGAGGAAGGCCCCTGCGGCTGGCTGAAGGATAAGTTCGGCCTCTCCTGGCAAATCGTGTCGCCGGACTGGAACGACATGCTACGGGAGAAGGATCCCGCCAGGGCAGAACGCGTGATGGAGGCGATCTTGACCATGTCGAAACCCAATCTGGCGGCGATCCGACAGGCCTTCGAGCGCGAAACCTGA